From a region of the Paenibacillus sp. R14(2021) genome:
- a CDS encoding LysR family transcriptional regulator, producing the protein MNLYGLVVFHHVASTGSVTKAAELLRISQPAVTAHVRNMASELGFALLAPKGRGIFLTEAGERLAGHAARLYALQQEIDRDLADYRTGAAGELRLAATSLPANFLLPKLLSVYRETCPDVLVSLLTLNANEAMESLLHYEADAAIIGGGAPDYPGLCKQLLGEDELWFIAAPTHPYAQRQVAFEQLMQEPFIMRESGSAAREQLLALCRVHGTGAPRAALQVSGVHESLHAAAAGIGLTLVSSLEASAAVARGELVRLGVKDLELRNAIVLFTRENEALPPAANHFVQLLLHDAAAC; encoded by the coding sequence ATGAACTTATATGGACTGGTTGTGTTCCATCATGTTGCCTCGACCGGAAGTGTCACCAAGGCGGCGGAGCTGCTGCGGATCAGCCAACCGGCCGTAACCGCGCATGTACGAAATATGGCAAGCGAGCTGGGATTCGCGCTGCTTGCGCCGAAGGGAAGGGGGATTTTCCTGACGGAAGCGGGAGAACGGCTCGCGGGGCATGCTGCCCGATTATATGCCCTTCAGCAGGAGATCGATCGCGATCTTGCCGATTACCGGACTGGAGCGGCAGGCGAGCTTCGGCTCGCGGCTACTTCGCTGCCGGCGAACTTCCTGCTTCCGAAGCTGTTGTCGGTTTATCGCGAGACCTGCCCGGATGTTCTCGTATCCCTGTTGACGCTGAACGCGAATGAGGCGATGGAGTCACTGCTGCACTACGAAGCGGACGCGGCCATCATTGGAGGCGGTGCGCCGGATTATCCCGGGCTGTGCAAACAGCTGCTGGGTGAGGACGAGCTGTGGTTTATCGCCGCGCCAACGCATCCTTATGCGCAGAGGCAGGTCGCATTTGAGCAGCTTATGCAGGAGCCCTTCATCATGCGGGAGAGCGGAAGCGCCGCCCGGGAGCAGCTGTTAGCCTTGTGCCGCGTGCACGGTACGGGGGCGCCGAGAGCTGCCCTGCAGGTGAGCGGCGTGCATGAATCGCTGCATGCCGCGGCCGCCGGCATCGGCTTGACGTTGGTTTCATCGCTGGAAGCCTCGGCGGCGGTCGCGCGCGGGGAGCTGGTGCGTCTTGGGGTGAAGGATTTGGAGCTGCGGAATGCGATCGTGCTGTTTACGAGGGAGAATGAAGCGCTGCCCCCGGCTGCGAATCATTTTGTACAGCTGCTATTACATGATGCAGCAGCTTGCTGA
- the helD gene encoding RNA polymerase recycling motor HelD, whose translation MSEKHELWSHEQRRVDDVVRQIDTRIEALELQTSDTHLEMVDIRKNFWDDVTVNLEDSAEMAETFASLKQQAEILSERERTHRHAAQQLKTLRKLQSSPYFGRIDFRQASEGAPVDQVYLGIASVRDSSDEDYLIYDWRAPIASLYYDYPPGPAELKTPDGLVTGELLLKRQFVIREGEIISLFDTGVTIGDELLQEVLGKQSDAQMRSIVGTIQREQNCIIRNEHSRLLVVQGAAGSGKTSAALQRVAYLLYRFRGTLTADQIVLFSPNPMFNSYVATVLPELGEENMQQATFQDYLAVRIGRAFKLENPYTQLEYALTSVEDTAYDARMSGIRFKATTDYVALIDRYMGYLGGQGLVFRDVTFRDETLASAAEIGDYFYGLDSAIAVPNRMRLTAEWLLGLLKTRHRSALEETWVDEAVELLDKDTYMKAYQTLRRQNRSLRDDSFDDFDRERELLGQYVVQEAVKPVRSRIRKLAFVDVRSTFLQLFRDPALGAELAVQQGVKLPSDWQAICQNTYERLVRKEMAYEDATPFLYVVERLRGFQTNTSVRHVLIDEAQDYTAFQFAYLKRLFPFSRITALGDLNQSINAHADASASTGFVALASLYPAEETETVVLKQSYRSTRPIVEFTSKLIPGGNEIQPFNRDGARPTLRIASNAEALHSLIRERITVLAAEGNRTIALICKTAAQSAEAYEALKDMASLRLIKTETSTFEPGIVVIPSYLAKGVEFDAVLVYDASSSPSGYSKESERRLFYTVCTRAMHELHLFAEREAGPFLQGEARMFYDVKDQTADLQMQ comes from the coding sequence GTGAGTGAGAAACACGAATTATGGTCGCACGAGCAGCGACGCGTTGATGATGTCGTGCGCCAAATTGATACACGAATTGAAGCGCTGGAGCTGCAAACCTCGGATACGCATTTGGAAATGGTCGATATCCGCAAAAACTTCTGGGACGACGTTACCGTGAACCTGGAAGATTCCGCGGAAATGGCTGAAACGTTCGCCAGCCTCAAGCAGCAGGCGGAAATTCTCTCTGAGCGGGAGCGGACGCATCGACATGCGGCACAGCAATTAAAAACCTTGCGGAAGCTGCAGTCCTCGCCGTATTTTGGACGGATCGATTTTCGCCAAGCAAGCGAAGGGGCTCCTGTCGATCAAGTCTATCTCGGCATTGCTTCCGTCCGGGATAGCAGCGACGAGGATTATTTAATTTATGATTGGCGGGCGCCGATTGCCAGTCTTTACTACGATTATCCGCCGGGTCCGGCGGAGCTGAAGACGCCTGATGGTCTTGTCACTGGCGAGCTGCTGCTGAAGCGTCAATTCGTCATTCGAGAAGGCGAAATCATCAGCTTGTTCGATACGGGCGTCACGATCGGCGATGAGCTGCTGCAGGAGGTACTGGGCAAGCAATCTGATGCACAGATGAGAAGCATCGTCGGCACGATCCAGCGGGAGCAGAACTGCATTATTCGGAACGAACACAGCCGTCTGCTGGTCGTTCAAGGCGCCGCTGGGAGCGGCAAAACTTCGGCGGCATTGCAGCGCGTAGCGTATTTGCTCTATCGGTTCCGCGGAACGCTGACGGCGGATCAGATCGTGTTGTTTTCGCCGAATCCGATGTTCAACAGCTACGTAGCTACGGTTCTTCCAGAGCTTGGCGAAGAAAACATGCAGCAGGCTACATTTCAAGACTATCTAGCCGTACGGATCGGGCGTGCGTTCAAGCTCGAGAATCCCTATACGCAGCTGGAATATGCCTTAACCTCAGTCGAGGATACCGCTTACGATGCGCGTATGTCGGGCATTCGCTTCAAGGCGACGACGGACTATGTCGCGCTGATTGACCGTTACATGGGTTATTTGGGCGGGCAGGGGCTTGTTTTCCGCGACGTCACATTCAGAGATGAGACGCTTGCTTCGGCCGCCGAAATCGGCGATTATTTTTATGGGCTTGATTCCGCTATTGCCGTGCCCAATCGCATGCGGTTGACGGCTGAATGGCTGCTAGGTCTTCTGAAAACAAGGCATCGCTCAGCGCTGGAGGAGACTTGGGTCGACGAGGCGGTAGAGCTGCTCGACAAAGATACGTACATGAAAGCTTACCAGACCTTAAGACGTCAAAATCGGAGCCTTCGGGATGATTCCTTCGACGATTTCGACCGGGAGCGGGAGCTGCTTGGTCAATATGTCGTGCAGGAAGCCGTCAAGCCGGTGCGTTCACGCATTCGTAAGCTTGCTTTCGTGGATGTGCGTTCGACGTTCCTGCAGCTCTTCCGTGATCCGGCATTGGGAGCGGAATTGGCGGTACAACAGGGCGTGAAGCTTCCATCGGATTGGCAGGCGATCTGCCAAAACACCTACGAGCGCTTGGTCCGTAAGGAGATGGCCTACGAGGATGCAACGCCGTTCCTGTATGTGGTGGAGCGCCTTCGAGGGTTTCAAACGAACACCTCCGTTCGGCATGTGCTGATTGACGAAGCCCAGGATTATACGGCTTTCCAATTTGCTTATTTGAAACGGCTGTTCCCGTTCAGCCGCATTACTGCACTTGGAGATCTTAATCAGTCCATCAATGCCCACGCGGATGCGAGTGCGAGCACCGGTTTCGTTGCGCTTGCGTCGCTGTACCCCGCCGAGGAGACCGAGACTGTCGTGCTGAAGCAGAGCTACCGTTCGACCAGACCCATCGTAGAATTCACGAGCAAGCTCATTCCGGGCGGCAATGAGATTCAGCCGTTCAACCGCGACGGCGCGAGGCCGACGCTGCGGATTGCGTCTAATGCCGAAGCTCTTCACAGTCTGATCCGAGAGCGGATCACGGTGCTCGCTGCCGAAGGGAACCGGACCATCGCCCTCATATGCAAAACCGCCGCCCAGAGCGCGGAAGCTTATGAAGCGCTGAAGGACATGGCTTCGCTTCGCCTGATCAAGACCGAGACGTCTACATTCGAACCGGGTATTGTTGTTATCCCTTCTTATTTGGCGAAAGGCGTCGAGTTCGATGCGGTGCTTGTCTACGATGCCTCGTCTTCGCCGTCAGGCTACAGCAAGGAGAGCGAGCGGCGGCTGTTCTATACGGTGTGTACCCGCGCGATGCACGAGCTTCATTTGTTCGCCGAACGCGAAGCCGGTCCTTTCCTGCAAGGAGAAGCTCGAATGTTCTACGACGTGAAGGATCAGACCGCAGATCTGCAAATGCAATAG
- a CDS encoding GNAT family N-acetyltransferase has product MEYLKITTNEQLEEAIAVRFEVFVNEQKVPADLERDEYDDSPASCHHFIVKDDGRAIAAGRWKTYEPGVAKLQRIAVLLPYRGTGVGRQLIAFIEEHAKSSGYTAAILGAQCSAEGFYRKLGYTTVSAEPYMDAGIPHVDMRKTL; this is encoded by the coding sequence ATGGAATACTTGAAAATCACTACGAACGAACAATTGGAAGAAGCGATCGCCGTCCGGTTTGAGGTGTTCGTTAACGAACAGAAGGTGCCCGCGGATTTGGAGCGGGACGAGTACGACGATTCGCCGGCTTCGTGTCATCACTTCATCGTGAAAGACGATGGACGGGCGATTGCTGCAGGCAGGTGGAAGACGTATGAGCCAGGCGTAGCCAAGCTGCAGCGCATCGCTGTGCTGCTGCCCTACCGGGGGACCGGTGTCGGCCGTCAGCTTATTGCTTTCATAGAGGAACACGCGAAATCGAGTGGTTATACGGCAGCCATACTAGGAGCGCAGTGCTCTGCGGAAGGCTTCTACAGGAAGCTTGGCTACACGACAGTGTCCGCCGAGCCGTACATGGACGCGGGCATTCCGCACGTGGATATGCGTAAGACGCTGTAA
- a CDS encoding response regulator transcription factor — protein sequence MATLLVVDDDPHIRELIRIFLAREGFDIVEAGDGEEALAVLEHTQVLLVILDVMMPNMDGWELCRELRRAAELPVLMLTAKGETSQKVKGFELGADDYLVKPFEPLELVARVRALLKRYRIATSQAVQVGGVQLNRETYVVTMGDSSMTLPMKEFELIFKLASYPGKTFSREQLIEQLWGFDYEGDERTVDVHIKRLREKFPEERSGFRIQTIRGLGYRLEV from the coding sequence GTGGCGACCTTGCTGGTTGTTGATGATGATCCCCATATCCGTGAGCTGATTCGGATTTTCCTTGCCCGTGAGGGGTTTGATATTGTAGAAGCCGGAGACGGCGAAGAAGCGCTCGCCGTGCTTGAGCATACGCAGGTGCTGCTTGTCATTCTCGACGTGATGATGCCGAATATGGATGGCTGGGAGCTTTGCCGCGAGCTTCGCAGAGCTGCGGAGCTGCCCGTGCTCATGCTGACGGCGAAGGGCGAAACAAGCCAGAAGGTCAAAGGCTTCGAGCTCGGCGCAGACGATTACCTCGTCAAGCCGTTCGAGCCGCTGGAGCTTGTGGCCCGCGTAAGAGCGCTGCTGAAACGGTATCGCATCGCGACGTCGCAAGCGGTGCAGGTTGGCGGGGTGCAGCTTAACCGCGAAACGTATGTCGTCACGATGGGGGACTCGTCCATGACGCTGCCGATGAAGGAATTCGAGCTCATCTTCAAGCTGGCCAGCTACCCCGGCAAAACCTTCTCGCGTGAACAGCTGATCGAACAGCTCTGGGGTTTCGACTATGAAGGCGACGAGCGGACGGTCGACGTTCACATAAAGCGTCTAAGGGAGAAGTTTCCCGAGGAGCGGAGCGGATTTCGCATTCAGACCATTCGAGGTCTCGGCTATCGATTGGAGGTCTGA
- a CDS encoding FMN-dependent NADH-azoreductase, producing the protein MATVLYITAHPNDHHASFSMAVGKAFIDTYRESNPQDEVIHLDLYKVNIPYIDGDVFTAWGKLASGTAFDQLSADEKAKVGRLGELSDQFVAADKYVFVNPIWNFSYPPLLKAYIDSIVVAGKTFKYTDKGPIGLMTTKKAFHIQASGSVLSSGMYADFEMAHRHLDAIMKFIGIMTIDAVFCEGMAAMPDKAQEIKTEAIKKAREAAKSF; encoded by the coding sequence ATGGCAACTGTTCTGTATATCACCGCGCATCCGAATGACCATCACGCATCGTTCAGTATGGCCGTAGGCAAGGCGTTCATCGATACCTACCGGGAATCCAATCCGCAGGATGAAGTGATTCATTTGGACTTGTACAAAGTTAATATTCCTTATATAGACGGAGATGTTTTCACTGCTTGGGGCAAACTAGCTTCAGGAACGGCGTTTGATCAGCTATCGGCTGACGAGAAGGCGAAGGTGGGCCGATTAGGTGAGCTTTCGGATCAGTTCGTCGCAGCGGACAAGTACGTATTCGTGAATCCGATCTGGAATTTCTCGTATCCGCCGCTGCTCAAAGCCTATATCGATTCGATCGTCGTAGCAGGCAAAACATTTAAATATACCGACAAAGGTCCGATCGGTCTCATGACCACGAAAAAAGCATTCCACATTCAAGCAAGCGGCAGCGTGCTGTCATCTGGCATGTATGCCGACTTCGAAATGGCGCACCGTCATTTGGACGCAATTATGAAGTTCATCGGGATTATGACCATCGATGCCGTCTTCTGCGAAGGTATGGCTGCCATGCCGGATAAGGCGCAGGAAATTAAAACCGAGGCGATTAAGAAAGCCCGTGAAGCGGCCAAAAGCTTCTAA
- the thrC gene encoding threonine synthase: protein MLAACILCGAQYPLAAKPMRYRCTCGGLLEIIQSFGHVEAEKMKDLFHKRLGERHSAAASGVWRYKELIAPDLPENMIVTRNEGNTGLYEAPSVQAFVGIRRLWLKAQSENPSGSFKDNGMTTAVSHGRSLGYTGFACTSTGNTSSSLAMYASTSGDSSLVLLPDHDISINKVLQTTAFGAKVYAFPGSYDDGIKWLEAHAEDLGLYICNSVNPVRIEGQKSIIYEIAQDLNWKLPDWILLPGGALSNAAALGKGLQDLFSLGFITKMPRVAIIQAEGASPFHRMIAQSSCILLPEPCPHTAASALNIGNPPSWRKARWTLDRTNGVTASVSDDEIMEAKACIDRSGIGCEPASAAAVAGLRKLVLAGTIHRDETAVCLLTGHLLKDTDAIRAYHLNNHPLAGSLPLRNEIVHVNLDSDLRSRLSAATGRN, encoded by the coding sequence ATGCTTGCAGCTTGTATCCTATGCGGAGCACAATATCCACTGGCGGCTAAGCCGATGCGATACCGTTGTACGTGTGGCGGATTGCTGGAGATCATACAGTCATTCGGTCATGTTGAAGCCGAGAAAATGAAAGACCTATTTCATAAGCGGCTCGGTGAGAGACATTCAGCGGCGGCCAGCGGGGTATGGCGCTACAAAGAACTCATTGCGCCGGATCTGCCGGAGAACATGATCGTAACGAGGAACGAAGGCAATACAGGCCTATACGAAGCCCCATCCGTTCAAGCCTTCGTCGGCATTCGGCGGCTTTGGCTGAAAGCGCAGAGCGAGAACCCAAGCGGTTCCTTCAAAGATAACGGCATGACAACAGCCGTCTCGCACGGCCGCAGCTTGGGCTACACAGGATTCGCATGCACGTCGACGGGCAATACATCCTCCTCTCTGGCTATGTATGCCTCGACTAGCGGCGACTCGTCGCTCGTCCTCTTGCCGGACCACGATATTTCCATCAATAAAGTGCTGCAAACGACTGCTTTCGGCGCGAAGGTGTATGCTTTTCCCGGCTCCTATGATGATGGTATCAAGTGGCTGGAGGCACATGCGGAAGACCTCGGCCTCTACATCTGCAACTCGGTAAATCCGGTTCGAATCGAAGGACAGAAAAGCATCATTTACGAAATCGCGCAGGATCTGAATTGGAAACTGCCGGACTGGATTCTGCTGCCCGGAGGAGCACTGAGTAATGCTGCCGCGCTGGGAAAAGGACTTCAGGATCTATTCTCGCTTGGTTTTATCACGAAAATGCCGCGAGTGGCGATTATTCAAGCCGAAGGCGCGAGTCCCTTTCATCGCATGATTGCGCAGTCTTCGTGCATACTCCTCCCTGAGCCTTGCCCCCATACTGCAGCAAGCGCGCTTAATATCGGCAATCCGCCCAGCTGGCGCAAAGCGCGATGGACGCTCGATCGAACGAACGGTGTTACAGCATCCGTCAGCGACGACGAAATCATGGAAGCAAAGGCTTGCATCGATCGCAGCGGCATTGGCTGCGAACCGGCATCGGCTGCCGCGGTCGCTGGGCTGCGGAAGCTGGTGCTGGCTGGAACTATCCATCGGGATGAGACGGCCGTTTGCCTGTTGACCGGCCATTTGCTCAAGGACACGGATGCGATACGCGCCTATCATCTGAATAATCATCCCCTTGCCGGCAGCCTGCCGCTGCGCAACGAAATCGTCCATGTCAATCTGGATAGCGACTTACGAAGCCGTTTGTCGGCAGCCACTGGCCGCAATTAA
- a CDS encoding cell wall metabolism sensor histidine kinase WalK gives MAKLPKWLLQSLKVIGGVIAMNLLIYFCFSIAFTIVGYYKEKHGNAAVTAELQQDARLIGSVLAGEAPELWGKTLSNIARSQSYVITLAEPSGEQLRIASDVLPAAPVFPAIGKENIAAVMGGDVLEHLDRKQPFATGIAMLGIPVKIDGQTYSLFVQQKAPSFYKGFWQQVLIMFLGFLLMFIGMLLIGRPWRERGGIYVYISAIRRMSKGDFTVTIDKSDQMPGHFGELAASINDMAVELNQMERMRQSFISNVSHEIQSPLTSIRGFARAIQQEGLDEQQRQHYAGIIETESIRLSRLSDNLMKLTTLEADQQQLHPKAFRLDQQLRAMILACEPLWTEKNILMDVNLDEKVMLSGDEELLSQVWMNILANSLKFTPENGSVSVEVKAAKDGASVCISDNGIGIAQADLPHIFERFFKADKSRNRRQSGSGLGLSIVKVIVDLHGGKLHVSSKPGVGTTITVTLPDFASKQG, from the coding sequence GTGGCGAAACTACCGAAATGGCTATTACAGAGCTTGAAAGTTATCGGCGGCGTCATCGCGATGAACCTATTGATCTATTTCTGCTTCTCGATTGCCTTCACGATCGTCGGTTATTACAAGGAGAAGCATGGCAATGCCGCGGTGACCGCAGAACTGCAGCAGGACGCACGCTTGATCGGCAGCGTGCTTGCGGGCGAAGCTCCCGAGCTCTGGGGCAAAACATTGTCGAACATTGCGCGCAGCCAATCGTACGTCATCACGCTGGCGGAGCCTTCCGGCGAGCAGCTGCGGATTGCTTCAGATGTGCTGCCTGCAGCGCCTGTTTTCCCTGCAATCGGCAAGGAAAATATCGCGGCGGTTATGGGCGGCGATGTGCTGGAACATCTCGATAGGAAGCAGCCTTTTGCCACAGGCATTGCCATGTTGGGCATCCCGGTCAAGATAGACGGGCAGACGTACAGTCTGTTCGTGCAGCAGAAGGCGCCAAGCTTCTATAAAGGCTTCTGGCAGCAAGTGCTTATTATGTTTCTCGGCTTCCTTCTTATGTTTATCGGTATGCTTCTGATTGGGAGGCCGTGGCGGGAGCGAGGCGGCATCTATGTGTACATTTCGGCCATCCGGCGAATGTCCAAGGGGGATTTCACAGTCACGATCGATAAGTCCGATCAGATGCCGGGCCATTTCGGCGAGCTGGCGGCCAGCATTAACGATATGGCGGTTGAACTGAACCAAATGGAGCGGATGCGGCAATCATTCATTTCCAACGTATCGCACGAGATCCAGTCTCCGCTTACGTCCATTCGCGGCTTCGCGCGCGCCATTCAGCAGGAAGGGCTCGATGAACAGCAGCGGCAGCATTACGCGGGGATTATCGAAACGGAGAGCATCCGGCTCTCGAGGCTGAGCGATAACCTTATGAAGCTTACGACGCTTGAAGCAGACCAGCAGCAGCTGCACCCGAAGGCATTCCGGCTCGATCAGCAGCTTCGCGCCATGATTCTGGCCTGCGAACCGCTCTGGACGGAGAAGAATATTCTCATGGACGTGAATTTGGATGAGAAGGTGATGCTAAGCGGCGACGAGGAGCTGCTCTCACAGGTGTGGATGAACATACTGGCGAACAGCTTGAAATTCACGCCGGAGAACGGGAGCGTGTCCGTTGAGGTGAAGGCGGCAAAAGACGGTGCATCGGTCTGTATCTCGGATAACGGCATCGGAATCGCCCAAGCCGATCTGCCGCATATTTTTGAACGATTCTTCAAAGCGGATAAATCGCGCAACCGCAGGCAGAGCGGCAGCGGCCTTGGTTTATCGATCGTGAAAGTCATCGTCGACCTGCATGGCGGCAAGCTTCATGTCAGCAGCAAGCCCGGGGTCGGTACGACCATAACGGTGACGCTGCCTGATTTTGCGAGCAAGCAAGGATAA